The genome window GCCTCGAACAAGTCCTGGATGCCGTACTGGATGGACTCGCATTGGCAGAAAAAGACTTTGGCATCCGTTCTTCTGTAGTAGTATGTGGTTTGCGGGACCGCTTCGAAAGTGCCTCCATGCGTCAGGCTGAGCTAGCCGTACAATACAGAAACAAAGGAGTGACTGCGTTCGACCTGGCCGGCGGAGAGGCCGGCAACCCGTCTAAAGATCACCTGAGTGCGTTTTATTATGCACGAAACAACCTGCTAAACCTCACTATTCATGCGGGTGAATCCTGGGGACCAGAATCAATCCATCAAGCTTTGTTCTTCTGTGGGGCTCATCGCATCGGGCACGGCACCTCGCTCCACAAAGACCCTGCTTTACTCGAATACATGGTCAACCGGCAAATTCCACTCGAAATATGCCCTACCAGCAACGTACAAACCAAAGTAGTAACTGATTACGCCTCACACCCGCTGAAACAGTATGTGGATGCCGGCATTCCTGTGACCATAAATACAGACAACAGACTCTTCAGCAGAACCTCGGTGTCGGAAGAACTATGGCACATCCACGAGAAAAGCGGAGTTTCATTAGAGCAGTTGCGCGAAATTGTCTTAAATGGTTTTCGATACAGCTTTTTACCCTGGGAGGAGCGCCAGGATTTGCTGAAAGATATCATTGAAGCCTTCCCGTACCCGGCAAGCGACAAAAGTCCAACATGGTAATCTGTGTTACGTTTACTCGTTGGTCGATTCTTCGTTTGTCGTTGCTGGACCAACCGCATTAAATTTGCCTA of Bacteroidota bacterium contains these proteins:
- the add gene encoding adenosine deaminase yields the protein MNQTSTTATLSLEEIQTWPKAELHCHLDGSLRLRTLLEEAQKQGKMSILPADNLEALYAILCEVDKSDTLEAYLSWFRYTIPLMQSTRVLSRVAYELAEDNARENVRYLEVRFAPILHREEGLSLEQVLDAVLDGLALAEKDFGIRSSVVVCGLRDRFESASMRQAELAVQYRNKGVTAFDLAGGEAGNPSKDHLSAFYYARNNLLNLTIHAGESWGPESIHQALFFCGAHRIGHGTSLHKDPALLEYMVNRQIPLEICPTSNVQTKVVTDYASHPLKQYVDAGIPVTINTDNRLFSRTSVSEELWHIHEKSGVSLEQLREIVLNGFRYSFLPWEERQDLLKDIIEAFPYPASDKSPTW